A window of Proteus columbae contains these coding sequences:
- a CDS encoding helix-turn-helix domain-containing protein: MFSENVITDIIYWIEENLEKDLKLENVSQKSGYSKWHLQRMFKEQTGLTLASYIRARRLSCAAVELRLQRTPLLDIALKYRFDSQQTFSRAFKKLFNITPYNYRRKENWQAHGFTLPLRKFSGFNLDIEIVTIDSLPLIGIEHTYKANMIDWNFSTEKAREDYWKVFFQNALYKHDKVYAVHNILSKKNDELTVKYSTMMGNTPEIYNAQLTHRTQIENTRYLKFSIPEALLKLDYKDIIYNTYGILLRKLNIPRKNGAPDIEEYIFKDEYPISILLNKPASLLKDVNYYIPIEVDDKDKGKIKE, encoded by the coding sequence ATGTTTAGCGAAAATGTCATTACAGATATTATCTATTGGATTGAAGAGAATTTAGAAAAAGATCTCAAACTCGAAAATGTCTCACAGAAATCAGGATATTCGAAATGGCATCTTCAACGTATGTTTAAAGAACAAACAGGTCTGACATTAGCCTCTTATATTCGAGCAAGGCGTCTTTCGTGTGCTGCAGTCGAATTACGTTTACAAAGAACGCCACTACTTGATATTGCGTTAAAATATCGTTTTGATTCTCAGCAGACATTCTCAAGAGCGTTTAAAAAACTGTTTAATATAACGCCTTATAATTATCGTAGAAAAGAGAATTGGCAAGCTCACGGCTTTACACTACCGTTAAGAAAATTTAGTGGTTTTAACCTCGATATTGAAATTGTCACAATAGACTCTCTTCCACTGATCGGTATAGAGCATACCTATAAAGCGAATATGATTGATTGGAATTTTAGTACAGAAAAAGCGCGGGAAGATTACTGGAAAGTGTTCTTTCAAAATGCACTTTATAAACATGATAAAGTCTATGCGGTACATAATATTTTATCTAAGAAAAATGATGAATTAACCGTTAAATATTCAACTATGATGGGTAATACGCCTGAAATTTATAATGCTCAATTGACTCATCGAACTCAGATAGAAAACACAAGATATTTAAAATTTAGTATTCCTGAAGCATTATTAAAATTAGATTATAAAGATATCATCTATAACACCTATGGTATTTTACTTAGAAAACTCAATATACCAAGAAAGAACGGTGCTCCAGATATTGAAGAGTATATTTTTAAAGATGAATATCCTATTTCAATTCTTTTAAACAAACCTGCATCACTATTAAAAGATGTTAATTATTATATTCCTATTGAAGTAGATGATAAGGATAAAGGAAAAATAAAAGAGTAG
- a CDS encoding GhoT/OrtT family toxin, producing the protein MSAISIIGISYLIGAVISFIITFFLTKDPSLAMRLLSALLIALTWPLSFPMALIFSIFS; encoded by the coding sequence ATGTCTGCTATCTCTATTATTGGAATAAGCTACCTTATTGGGGCTGTAATATCGTTTATTATTACTTTCTTTTTAACCAAAGATCCTAGCCTAGCCATGCGCCTTTTAAGTGCATTATTAATAGCCTTAACTTGGCCTCTTAGCTTCCCTATGGCACTTATCTTCTCTATTTTTAGTTAA
- a CDS encoding mechanosensitive ion channel family protein translates to MQQQLLTWIRQFNEEYAQVASLLLVLAIIFLVAIILHFILHKLVLPKISKAISQYDQKWQLSLEINKLFSRFAFLIQGVVVNIQALVWMGAGKTQEILTTSAQAWCLIFGLLMLFSIMDLCMQIMRNSSSFGRLPLKGIFQSLKLAASVLIGIMIISLLIGKSPLILLSGLGAMTAVLMLVFKDPIMGLVAGIQLSANNMISLGDWLEMPKYGADGAVIDISLTTVKVRNWDNTVTTIPTYSLISDSFKNWQAMTKSGGRRIKRSLALDINSIHFLDKKQLDDLEKAHLLAPYIKNKESEINQFNATLGNEYQTPLNQRGMTNIGTFRAYVEAYLKNHPNVHKQMTIMVRQLAPTSDGLPIEIYAFTNTTVWVQYEAIQSDIFDHIFAILPQFGLRVHQSPTGNDVRALRLPVENNP, encoded by the coding sequence ATGCAGCAGCAACTGCTTACATGGATACGTCAATTCAATGAAGAGTATGCCCAAGTCGCTTCTCTCCTACTCGTTTTAGCCATTATTTTTCTTGTCGCAATCATTCTTCATTTTATTTTGCACAAGTTGGTCTTACCTAAAATTTCCAAAGCCATAAGTCAGTACGATCAGAAATGGCAACTTTCTCTAGAAATAAATAAACTATTTAGTCGTTTTGCTTTTTTAATCCAAGGCGTTGTTGTTAATATCCAAGCGCTGGTGTGGATGGGAGCAGGTAAAACACAAGAGATCCTCACCACCAGCGCCCAAGCGTGGTGCTTAATTTTTGGCTTGTTAATGCTTTTCTCTATTATGGATCTCTGTATGCAGATCATGAGAAATTCATCCTCATTTGGCCGATTACCATTAAAAGGTATTTTTCAAAGCTTAAAACTCGCCGCCTCTGTGCTGATTGGGATAATGATTATTTCCCTACTTATTGGCAAATCACCTCTTATTTTACTCAGTGGTTTAGGCGCCATGACGGCTGTATTAATGTTGGTGTTTAAAGATCCTATTATGGGATTAGTCGCTGGTATTCAATTATCTGCAAACAACATGATAAGCCTTGGTGACTGGTTAGAAATGCCTAAATATGGTGCTGATGGCGCCGTCATTGATATTAGTTTAACAACGGTTAAAGTGCGTAATTGGGATAATACAGTTACAACTATTCCAACTTATTCTCTAATTTCAGATTCCTTTAAAAACTGGCAAGCAATGACAAAATCAGGAGGACGTCGTATTAAACGAAGTCTTGCTCTTGATATTAACAGCATCCATTTTTTAGATAAAAAGCAACTTGATGATCTAGAAAAGGCCCACTTGTTGGCTCCTTATATAAAAAATAAGGAAAGTGAAATTAATCAATTCAATGCAACCTTGGGCAATGAATATCAAACACCATTAAATCAACGTGGCATGACCAATATTGGAACCTTCCGTGCATATGTTGAAGCTTATTTAAAAAACCATCCTAATGTTCATAAGCAAATGACAATTATGGTAAGACAATTAGCCCCAACCTCGGATGGGCTTCCCATTGAAATTTACGCTTTTACGAACACCACCGTTTGGGTTCAATACGAGGCGATTCAATCAGATATCTTTGATCATATCTTTGCTATTTTGCCTCAATTTGGCTTAAGAGTTCACCAATCTCCAACCGGAAATGATGTAAGAGCACTCAGATTACCTGTCGAAAATAATCCGTAA
- a CDS encoding DUF2612 domain-containing protein: protein MNIQEFDFHSDLLKAILWQYENADKLKALAHLKAAYFNQSTVSFWQNWYRDVFNIDTANDFGLSVWSRILDVPLGIDIPPSDKNKIGLGFGKNKANFKANFRRNADYTLSLTLDQKRMLVRMRYFNLTQSPTVTNINEFLKRFFWREDSKVFVLDPFDMTYMYYVFNFNPDERLRLLLENFDLMPRPSGVGVKYRIVTKKAFGYGQYRKNFLKSNFGE from the coding sequence ATGAATATTCAAGAATTTGATTTTCATTCTGATCTACTAAAAGCGATCCTCTGGCAATATGAAAATGCAGATAAGCTAAAAGCATTAGCACATTTAAAAGCGGCTTACTTTAATCAATCTACGGTTTCATTTTGGCAAAACTGGTATCGAGATGTATTTAATATTGATACAGCTAACGATTTTGGTTTATCAGTATGGTCACGCATTTTAGATGTACCTTTAGGAATAGATATTCCTCCTAGTGATAAAAATAAAATAGGTCTTGGTTTTGGTAAAAATAAAGCCAATTTTAAGGCAAACTTTAGACGAAATGCGGATTACACTCTATCGCTGACTTTAGATCAAAAAAGAATGCTGGTGAGAATGCGTTATTTTAATCTCACTCAAAGTCCTACCGTGACCAATATTAATGAGTTTCTTAAACGTTTTTTCTGGCGTGAAGATAGCAAAGTCTTTGTGCTCGATCCTTTTGATATGACGTATATGTATTATGTTTTTAATTTTAATCCAGATGAACGTTTACGTCTTTTATTAGAAAACTTCGACTTAATGCCGCGTCCTTCTGGCGTGGGCGTCAAATATCGTATCGTAACCAAGAAGGCCTTTGGTTATGGTCAATATCGTAAAAACTTTCTGAAGAGTAATTTCGGAGAATAA
- a CDS encoding baseplate J/gp47 family protein translates to MADYRYINNKGVIVPDTSTLRNRVEDEFRAVFGQSINLSPETPQGVLVTMEIENRDAIVRNNAELANQINPDIAGGIFLDAIWALMGGERINATHSYLSDVEFTGIPGTIIPKGSQALTIMGAVFETLSPLIIANNGKIKGDMRAKEYGSISCGIGQLNKVASSVLGWEKVNNLTHAVVGRHAESDIKARRRRKQTLAKNTVSVAEAITSSLYELEGVNSLSFRENFNDKALIVDGISLLPHSIYVCIEGGDSHEIAKSLLRTKTIGAAFNGEIEIKVIEPASGQEYPIKFSRPKEIPVFCRISVKKSNIDAQTIIPNALEKWVQGEIDGDNGLVVGREVSPFEISAAVNAVEPHLFVTKVELSTDGKNWNVALIPIGLNQIARLPKGAVQVVIV, encoded by the coding sequence ATGGCTGACTATCGTTATATCAATAATAAAGGTGTGATTGTTCCTGATACATCAACATTACGAAATCGTGTAGAAGACGAATTTCGTGCTGTATTTGGTCAATCCATTAATTTATCGCCAGAAACTCCACAAGGAGTATTGGTGACTATGGAAATTGAAAATCGGGATGCGATTGTTCGTAATAATGCTGAACTGGCAAATCAAATAAATCCAGATATTGCTGGTGGTATTTTTCTCGATGCAATATGGGCATTAATGGGCGGCGAGCGTATTAATGCCACACATTCTTATTTAAGTGATGTCGAGTTTACGGGTATTCCCGGTACTATTATTCCTAAAGGTTCTCAGGCACTCACAATAATGGGGGCTGTTTTTGAAACGTTATCACCATTAATTATCGCTAATAATGGAAAAATTAAAGGCGATATGCGAGCCAAAGAATATGGTTCTATTAGTTGTGGTATTGGGCAATTAAATAAAGTGGCAAGTTCTGTATTGGGATGGGAAAAAGTGAATAACTTAACCCATGCAGTTGTTGGTCGTCATGCTGAGTCAGATATAAAGGCAAGGCGTCGGCGTAAACAAACACTCGCTAAAAATACAGTCAGCGTCGCAGAAGCAATTACTTCTTCGCTATATGAATTAGAGGGCGTTAATTCTCTTTCTTTTCGTGAAAATTTTAATGATAAAGCGTTAATTGTTGATGGTATTTCATTATTACCGCATAGCATTTACGTGTGTATAGAAGGTGGGGATAGCCATGAAATTGCTAAATCATTATTAAGAACAAAAACAATAGGTGCTGCATTTAATGGTGAAATTGAAATAAAGGTAATAGAGCCAGCAAGTGGTCAAGAATATCCTATTAAATTTTCACGACCGAAAGAAATACCGGTGTTTTGCCGTATTTCTGTAAAAAAATCCAATATTGATGCACAAACCATTATTCCTAATGCTTTAGAGAAGTGGGTACAGGGTGAAATAGATGGAGACAACGGGCTGGTGGTCGGGCGAGAAGTTTCTCCTTTTGAAATTTCAGCGGCGGTTAATGCGGTGGAGCCTCATTTATTTGTCACTAAAGTGGAGCTTTCAACAGATGGAAAAAATTGGAATGTTGCATTAATTCCTATTGGTCTTAATCAAATTGCCCGATTACCAAAAGGGGCGGTACAAGTGGTGATCGTATGA
- a CDS encoding DUF924 family protein — MIPYQSTLTFWFEECTPEQWFKKDIQFDKEISRRFGELCLSASRGELASWRETIEGRLAEIIILDQFSRNIWRDTPKAFAQDNMALILAQEATRLSEYLTLTPVKRKFIIMPFMHSESPKIHQDAVTLFSQLNDENTYQYELRHKEIIDKYGRYPHRNEILGRTSTPEELDFLQQPGSSF, encoded by the coding sequence ATGATCCCTTATCAATCAACTTTGACGTTTTGGTTTGAAGAATGCACACCAGAGCAATGGTTTAAAAAAGATATTCAGTTTGATAAAGAAATTAGCCGTAGATTTGGTGAATTATGTTTAAGTGCGAGTCGTGGCGAGCTGGCATCATGGAGAGAAACGATAGAAGGGCGCTTAGCTGAGATTATTATTCTTGATCAGTTCTCACGTAATATTTGGCGTGATACGCCAAAAGCTTTCGCCCAAGATAATATGGCATTAATCTTAGCGCAAGAAGCCACCCGGTTATCTGAATATCTGACTTTAACACCCGTTAAACGTAAGTTTATTATCATGCCATTTATGCATTCAGAATCACCCAAAATTCATCAAGATGCGGTTACCTTGTTTTCTCAGCTTAATGATGAAAATACATATCAATATGAACTGCGACATAAAGAAATTATTGATAAATATGGTCGTTATCCTCATCGTAATGAAATTTTAGGCAGAACATCTACACCCGAAGAATTAGATTTTTTACAGCAACCTGGCTCTTCATTCTAA
- a CDS encoding Gp138 family membrane-puncturing spike protein, whose product MSKPNNDIASVGSLAGAFSSAFRHLMMNTDDMLPATVINYDEKTNRAMIKPLVMMLTTDDEKISRAPVANIPVFRFGGGGFFIRAPIKPGDFGWLKACDRDISLIFQRGGLEDQPNTTRLHSFSDAMFFPDTIKGWAIDGKNIDALVIQSMDGSVCFSLHNDKVVLETPKYEINAPETIFTGNVTVNGNYAVNGNSDSQGGLMRHNGKDIGSTHTHSGVQAGKDNTGSPI is encoded by the coding sequence ATGAGTAAACCCAATAATGATATTGCCAGTGTTGGTTCATTGGCAGGGGCTTTTTCGTCTGCATTTCGCCATTTAATGATGAATACAGATGATATGTTACCCGCAACTGTCATTAATTATGATGAAAAAACCAATCGAGCCATGATAAAGCCCTTGGTCATGATGTTGACTACGGATGATGAAAAAATCTCTCGAGCCCCTGTTGCTAACATTCCTGTGTTTCGATTTGGTGGCGGTGGATTTTTTATTAGAGCCCCCATTAAACCTGGTGATTTTGGCTGGTTAAAAGCCTGTGATCGTGATATTAGCCTTATTTTTCAACGTGGTGGTTTAGAAGATCAACCCAATACAACACGATTACATTCGTTTAGTGATGCTATGTTTTTTCCTGACACGATCAAAGGATGGGCTATTGATGGGAAGAACATTGATGCCTTAGTTATTCAGTCAATGGATGGTTCAGTCTGTTTCTCTCTTCATAACGATAAAGTTGTATTAGAAACCCCAAAATATGAGATCAACGCACCTGAAACGATATTTACTGGCAATGTTACTGTTAATGGTAATTACGCTGTAAATGGTAATAGTGATTCACAAGGTGGGCTGATGCGCCATAACGGAAAAGATATCGGCTCAACACATACTCATAGTGGGGTACAAGCAGGGAAAGACAATACAGGGAGTCCAATATGA
- a CDS encoding DMSO/selenate family reductase complex B subunit, whose translation MKQYGFYFDSTKCTGCKTCQVSCKDEKDLDLGPKFRRVYEYGGGSWAKQDGIWTQNIYSYYLSISCNHCSNPTCVAGCPTGAMHKREEDGLVVVNQDICVGCRYCELRCPYGAPQFDEKKKLMSKCDGCYERVAQGMKPVCVESCPQRALDFDDIEVIRAKHGTECGIAPMPDPSLTNPNIVIKAHKEAKPSGDKTGSVQNAAEV comes from the coding sequence ATGAAGCAATATGGTTTTTATTTTGACTCCACTAAATGCACTGGCTGTAAAACCTGTCAAGTCAGTTGCAAGGATGAAAAAGATTTAGATTTAGGCCCTAAATTCCGCCGTGTTTATGAATACGGTGGTGGTAGCTGGGCAAAACAAGACGGGATCTGGACACAAAATATCTATAGTTATTATTTATCCATTTCTTGTAACCATTGTTCAAACCCTACTTGCGTTGCAGGTTGTCCAACTGGCGCTATGCATAAACGTGAAGAAGATGGTTTAGTGGTTGTTAACCAAGATATTTGTGTTGGTTGCCGTTATTGCGAATTGCGTTGCCCTTATGGTGCACCACAATTCGATGAGAAGAAAAAACTCATGTCTAAGTGTGATGGTTGCTACGAACGTGTAGCACAAGGCATGAAACCGGTTTGTGTTGAGTCTTGTCCTCAACGTGCACTTGATTTTGATGATATTGAAGTGATCAGAGCAAAACATGGTACTGAATGTGGTATTGCACCAATGCCTGATCCTAGCTTGACCAATCCAAATATCGTGATCAAAGCTCACAAAGAAGCGAAACCTTCTGGTGATAAAACCGGCTCAGTTCAAAATGCGGCGGAGGTATAA
- a CDS encoding dimethyl sulfoxide reductase anchor subunit family protein translates to MHELPLVFFTVLGSSAAGLFLIAYISKKLGQIDENQLRNANILALILTLVGLGIGGLHVGQPLRFFNMLLGVGRSPMSNEAFLSGVFTGFAFATVALTMMKKWKGLREICNLLTVVFGLAFVWSIPQVYHIPTIANWNTDYTTLQFWMTLLVGGGVLAMATGARRLGALSFIIGAIITFATRSGYVSFLGFTGPELSADQSLFWGFQLAVLALGVVIVGFTAVKAQVSKMTLATCAAAVIIAELSGRIAFYNLWHITM, encoded by the coding sequence ATGCATGAACTTCCTCTAGTCTTTTTTACTGTTTTAGGTTCGTCAGCAGCAGGCCTGTTTCTTATTGCTTATATCAGTAAAAAATTAGGTCAAATTGATGAAAACCAACTACGCAACGCTAATATTTTAGCCCTGATTTTAACATTAGTTGGCTTAGGTATTGGTGGATTACACGTTGGTCAGCCACTGCGTTTTTTCAATATGCTCTTAGGCGTTGGCCGTTCTCCAATGAGTAATGAAGCGTTTTTAAGTGGTGTGTTTACAGGTTTTGCTTTTGCAACTGTTGCACTCACTATGATGAAAAAATGGAAGGGCTTACGTGAAATTTGTAACCTACTTACCGTTGTTTTTGGTCTAGCATTTGTTTGGTCAATTCCACAAGTTTACCATATTCCTACAATTGCTAACTGGAACACAGACTACACCACATTGCAATTTTGGATGACGCTATTAGTTGGCGGTGGTGTATTAGCAATGGCAACAGGTGCAAGACGTTTAGGCGCATTGTCCTTTATTATCGGTGCCATTATCACTTTTGCTACTCGCTCTGGTTATGTGAGTTTCCTTGGCTTTACAGGTCCAGAACTGAGCGCTGATCAATCTCTATTTTGGGGATTCCAATTAGCCGTATTAGCATTAGGTGTGGTTATCGTAGGATTTACTGCAGTAAAAGCCCAAGTATCAAAAATGACGCTGGCAACTTGTGCAGCCGCAGTTATTATTGCAGAGTTATCAGGTCGTATTGCCTTCTATAACTTATGGCATATTACAATGTAG
- a CDS encoding pyocin knob domain-containing protein — MELKADITANEVGAYSKDDADKRFQPLGKYQVEGHSYSKAETDTKYQPKGNYAPAGNYATKGDSYTKVESDGKYQPKGSYQPSGDYATKGESYTKAESDSKYQGKGNYQVASYSYSKSEADNKYQAKGNYVTATRKVNDKPLSGDVTVTSQDIFSNQAISIGANQNLNNYKTAGIYFQPANANATTNLNYPETMAGTLIVLKNAGITQLYYVYNTSRIYSRSQYDKGNFTPWAKEFNSQNKPTAADVGAYSKGESDGKYQPKGNYLVSGYSYSKGESDGKYQPKGNYLVSGYSYSKGESDSKYQPKGNYALVGNSGSKNTAKKDVNGWLKCGDTGIIQQWGKEEWFHDGRSWDYKFPIPFPNTVFVIVVTNNSGWGRLGTSRHTKEGFTLEGDTESAYFSYIAIGY; from the coding sequence ATTGAATTAAAAGCGGATATTACAGCGAATGAAGTTGGCGCTTATTCTAAAGACGATGCGGACAAACGCTTTCAACCACTAGGTAAATATCAAGTTGAAGGTCATAGTTATTCTAAAGCCGAAACTGATACGAAATATCAACCGAAAGGGAATTATGCCCCTGCGGGAAATTATGCCACTAAGGGCGATAGCTATACCAAAGTAGAATCTGATGGTAAATATCAGCCAAAAGGAAGTTATCAACCGTCGGGCGATTATGCGACTAAAGGTGAAAGTTATACTAAAGCAGAATCTGATAGTAAATATCAGGGGAAAGGGAATTACCAAGTAGCGAGTTATAGTTACTCAAAATCTGAAGCGGATAATAAATATCAAGCGAAAGGCAATTATGTTACTGCGACACGTAAAGTTAATGATAAGCCATTGAGTGGCGATGTGACGGTAACATCGCAAGATATTTTTTCTAATCAGGCGATTTCAATTGGCGCTAATCAAAATTTAAATAACTATAAAACAGCGGGTATTTATTTTCAGCCAGCGAATGCAAATGCGACTACAAATTTAAATTACCCAGAAACCATGGCGGGTACATTAATTGTTTTAAAAAATGCTGGTATTACTCAACTTTATTATGTTTATAACACGAGCCGTATTTATTCTCGTAGCCAGTATGATAAAGGTAATTTTACACCATGGGCAAAAGAGTTTAATAGTCAAAATAAACCGACCGCAGCTGATGTGGGCGCATATTCCAAAGGTGAATCAGATGGAAAATATCAGCCGAAAGGGAATTATCTAGTATCGGGTTATAGTTATTCTAAGGGAGAATCGGATGGTAAATATCAGCCAAAAGGGAATTATTTAGTTTCTGGATATAGCTATTCCAAAGGTGAGTCTGATAGTAAATATCAACCGAAAGGGAACTATGCATTAGTAGGTAATAGCGGTTCTAAAAATACAGCTAAAAAAGATGTTAACGGATGGTTGAAATGCGGAGATACGGGAATCATTCAACAATGGGGTAAAGAAGAATGGTTTCATGATGGAAGATCGTGGGATTATAAATTCCCTATTCCTTTTCCTAATACAGTTTTCGTTATTGTTGTGACAAATAATAGTGGATGGGGAAGGTTAGGAACGAGCCGGCATACTAAAGAAGGGTTCACTTTGGAAGGTGATACTGAAAGTGCATATTTTTCCTATATAGCTATAGGATATTAA
- a CDS encoding DMSO/selenate family reductase complex A subunit, with amino-acid sequence MSKIKNNTSITEMSRRGFIQSAAVISGAAAVAGTVSLPFAANAQTPQGIRPDETSETIKYSACLVNCGSRCPLKVHVKDGVIRRISNETMYDDSTFGLHQIRPCLRGRSVRWKTYNPDRLKYPMKRVGKRGEGKFERISWDEATSIIAEKLKYTIEKYGNESIYYQYGTGSTGANLHGRTACKRLLSTVGGFLSDYGTYSYSQLTGIVPYVYGDMLESLLTEIENSDLVVMFGHNLAETRMSGGGQFYETLNALDKSKSKVIIIDPRRTDSVTTLGAEWIPIYPGTDAALVAALGYVMIQEGLTDEDFLREYCVGWDKQTLPASAPENGSYKDYILGNGPDGIAKTPEWASKLTGISVARIIQLAREIGGARAAWISQGWGIQRTSNGEQACRAIMMLPLMSGHIGRPGTNTGCWGGNVAYPVASFALPNPVKTLIPTFMWSEAIARGEQLTSKNAGVRNKDKLDTGIKFMWCYSSNVIGNQHADLNKTHDLLQDESKCEFILVWDNHMTPSAKYADILLPDVTTVETNDLINNSYASGAYHYVVRLQNAIKPLWENRPCYDVLTDIAEKMGTKEQFTEGRTYEEWIEYCYNQMREKNPALPTFAETNDVGIIDRKLPNRNQYVALEAFRQDPIANPLKTASGKIEIYSEKLMQDTDGWILPEGDRIPAIPEYCKNEEGVENVELKEKFPLQMTGFHDKGHVHSSYYNVAMLREAIPHQFWLNPIDAAERGLKSGDIAEIYNARGRLNILVKVTDRVLPGVIAVPQGAWRSLDTTGVDTGGCINTLTSWHPSPFAKGNPQHTNLVEVKRA; translated from the coding sequence ATGTCAAAAATTAAAAATAATACTTCTATTACTGAAATGAGTCGGCGTGGATTCATTCAGTCTGCAGCTGTTATTTCTGGTGCTGCTGCTGTTGCAGGAACGGTTTCATTACCATTCGCTGCTAATGCTCAAACTCCCCAGGGTATTCGTCCTGATGAGACATCTGAAACTATCAAATACAGTGCATGCTTAGTGAACTGTGGTAGCCGTTGTCCATTAAAAGTTCATGTGAAAGATGGCGTTATTCGTCGTATTTCTAATGAAACTATGTATGACGATTCAACATTTGGTCTTCACCAAATTCGTCCGTGTCTGCGTGGTCGTTCTGTACGTTGGAAAACGTATAATCCCGATCGTTTAAAATACCCAATGAAGCGTGTTGGTAAGCGTGGTGAAGGTAAATTTGAGCGTATTTCTTGGGATGAAGCCACTTCAATCATCGCGGAAAAATTAAAATATACCATCGAAAAATACGGTAATGAGTCTATTTATTACCAATATGGTACAGGCTCTACAGGTGCAAACTTACATGGTAGAACGGCATGTAAACGCTTATTAAGTACTGTTGGTGGTTTTTTAAGTGACTATGGTACTTATTCATACTCTCAATTAACCGGTATTGTGCCTTATGTTTATGGCGACATGCTGGAATCACTGTTAACAGAAATTGAGAATTCAGATTTAGTTGTGATGTTTGGTCATAACCTTGCTGAAACACGTATGTCTGGTGGTGGTCAGTTCTATGAAACGTTAAATGCGTTAGATAAGAGCAAAAGTAAAGTTATCATTATTGACCCTCGCCGTACCGACAGTGTGACAACATTAGGTGCAGAATGGATCCCTATTTATCCGGGTACTGATGCTGCGTTAGTCGCTGCATTAGGCTATGTGATGATCCAAGAAGGCCTCACCGATGAAGATTTCTTACGTGAATATTGTGTCGGTTGGGATAAACAAACATTACCTGCATCAGCACCTGAAAATGGCTCTTATAAAGATTACATTTTAGGTAATGGCCCTGATGGCATTGCAAAAACACCAGAGTGGGCAAGCAAATTAACGGGTATTTCTGTTGCACGTATTATCCAATTAGCGCGTGAAATTGGCGGTGCAAGAGCTGCGTGGATCTCTCAAGGTTGGGGTATTCAGCGTACTTCAAATGGTGAACAAGCCTGTCGTGCGATTATGATGCTACCATTAATGTCAGGTCATATTGGTCGCCCTGGTACAAATACAGGTTGTTGGGGTGGTAACGTTGCTTATCCAGTTGCAAGTTTTGCTCTACCTAACCCAGTTAAGACCTTGATCCCAACATTTATGTGGTCTGAAGCAATTGCTCGCGGTGAGCAACTTACCAGCAAAAATGCGGGTGTCAGAAATAAAGATAAGCTCGATACGGGTATTAAATTTATGTGGTGTTATTCCAGTAACGTGATTGGTAACCAACACGCTGACTTGAATAAAACACATGATTTACTGCAAGATGAATCAAAATGTGAGTTTATTTTAGTGTGGGATAACCACATGACACCATCTGCAAAATACGCTGATATCTTACTGCCAGATGTGACAACCGTTGAGACAAACGATCTTATCAATAACTCTTACGCAAGTGGTGCTTACCACTATGTCGTCCGTTTGCAAAATGCGATTAAGCCACTTTGGGAAAACCGCCCTTGCTATGATGTCTTAACTGATATTGCAGAAAAGATGGGCACCAAAGAGCAATTCACCGAAGGACGTACTTACGAAGAGTGGATTGAATATTGCTATAACCAAATGCGTGAGAAAAATCCAGCACTGCCTACATTTGCAGAAACTAATGATGTAGGAATTATCGATCGTAAATTACCTAACCGTAATCAATACGTTGCACTTGAAGCATTCCGTCAAGATCCTATCGCGAATCCATTAAAAACAGCGTCAGGTAAGATTGAAATTTATTCTGAAAAGCTTATGCAAGATACCGATGGCTGGATTTTACCAGAAGGCGATCGTATTCCTGCAATTCCAGAATATTGTAAAAATGAAGAAGGCGTTGAAAACGTTGAGCTTAAAGAGAAATTCCCTCTGCAAATGACGGGTTTCCACGATAAAGGGCACGTTCACTCAAGCTACTATAACGTTGCTATGTTACGTGAAGCTATTCCTCATCAATTCTGGTTAAACCCAATTGATGCAGCTGAACGTGGATTAAAATCTGGCGATATTGCTGAGATTTATAATGCTCGTGGTCGTTTAAATATTCTCGTCAAAGTTACAGATCGTGTATTACCTGGTGTGATTGCAGTACCGCAAGGTGCATGGCGCTCACTTGATACAACAGGTGTAGATACAGGTGGATGTATTAATACATTAACAAGCTGGCACCCATCGCCGTTTGCTAAAGGAAATCCACAACATACAAACCTTGTTGAAGTGAAACGTGCATAA